The Candidatus Planktophila sp. genome has a segment encoding these proteins:
- the hisF gene encoding imidazole glycerol phosphate synthase subunit HisF, with amino-acid sequence MTLSFRIIPCLDVTDGRVVKGVNFTNLIDAGDPVELAALYYAEGADELTFLDISASSAGRETTMDIVRRTAEQTFIPLTVGGGIRSVKDVDRLLRAGADKISINTSAIARPELIAEIADRFGSQVLVLSVDARRARTESGFEVTTHGGREGTDIDALAWVEKACALGVGEILLNSMDADGTRAGYDIGMITAVRAVSKVPLIASGGAGALEDFAAALNAGADALLAASVFHFGNYRIRDVKSYLASQNYSMRTVQVL; translated from the coding sequence ATGACGCTCTCATTTCGAATTATTCCCTGCCTAGATGTCACTGATGGACGTGTTGTCAAAGGAGTTAACTTTACAAATCTCATCGATGCCGGAGATCCAGTTGAATTAGCGGCTTTATATTACGCCGAGGGCGCTGACGAGTTAACTTTTTTAGATATTTCAGCAAGTAGTGCAGGGCGAGAAACAACTATGGATATTGTTCGACGAACTGCTGAACAAACATTTATACCTCTCACAGTGGGAGGCGGGATCCGATCCGTAAAAGATGTGGATCGACTATTACGCGCAGGTGCGGACAAGATATCAATTAACACTTCCGCGATTGCTAGACCAGAACTTATAGCTGAGATCGCAGATCGCTTTGGTTCGCAAGTATTGGTCTTATCTGTTGATGCCAGACGAGCTCGGACCGAATCTGGTTTTGAGGTTACTACACATGGCGGCCGTGAAGGCACTGATATTGACGCTCTTGCATGGGTTGAAAAGGCCTGCGCCCTTGGCGTTGGTGAAATTCTACTTAATTCGATGGACGCTGATGGCACAAGAGCGGGTTATGACATAGGGATGATTACTGCAGTCCGTGCAGTATCTAAGGTTCCATTAATCGCAAGTGGTGGAGCAGGCGCACTTGAAGACTTCGCCGCTGCTTTAAATGCTGGGGCCGATGCTCTACTTGCAGCGAGTGTTTTTCACTTTGGCAACTATCGAATTAGGGATGTTAAGTCTTATCTGGCATCACA
- the priA gene encoding bifunctional 1-(5-phosphoribosyl)-5-((5-phosphoribosylamino)methylideneamino)imidazole-4-carboxamide isomerase/phosphoribosylanthranilate isomerase PriA encodes MKRLELLPAVDVKDGRAVRLVQGELAQESIYGAPLEVALDFQNAGAEWIHLVDLDAAFGRGENSLLLAQIVATLDIKVELSGGIRDEESLARAIATGCARINLGTAALENPDWTASVISRFGDLIAVGLDVRGHTLAARGWTSEGGDLFETIARLDGNGCARYVVTDVTKDGTLTGPNIELLKSVCAATSRPIIASGGISNLGDIAELATLTSLGVEGAIVGKALYAGAFTVQEALEMTRT; translated from the coding sequence ATGAAGCGCTTGGAACTCTTACCTGCTGTAGATGTTAAAGATGGTCGTGCAGTTCGATTAGTTCAAGGAGAGTTGGCACAGGAGAGTATTTATGGTGCGCCCCTAGAAGTAGCACTTGATTTTCAAAACGCCGGTGCAGAGTGGATCCACTTAGTCGATTTAGATGCTGCTTTCGGTCGAGGCGAAAACTCACTTCTTTTGGCGCAGATTGTCGCAACACTTGATATTAAAGTTGAGCTTTCAGGTGGAATTCGGGATGAAGAATCACTTGCGCGTGCAATTGCTACGGGATGTGCACGAATTAATTTGGGTACTGCAGCCCTGGAAAACCCCGATTGGACGGCCAGTGTCATCTCTAGGTTTGGAGATTTAATTGCAGTTGGGCTAGATGTTCGGGGGCACACATTAGCCGCGCGTGGATGGACGAGTGAAGGAGGAGATTTATTTGAAACTATTGCGCGCTTAGATGGAAATGGTTGTGCGCGCTATGTAGTAACCGATGTCACAAAGGATGGAACTCTGACCGGACCAAATATTGAATTGCTGAAGTCGGTATGCGCGGCAACCTCCAGACCGATTATTGCAAGTGGTGGAATCTCAAACCTTGGTGACATCGCCGAGCTAGCAACTTTGACGTCTTTAGGAGTAGAGGGTGCGATAGTTGGCAAAGCTCTCTATGCAGGTGCTTTCACTGTACAAGAGGCCCTAGAGATGACACGTACATGA
- the hisH gene encoding imidazole glycerol phosphate synthase subunit HisH, with protein sequence MIAILDYGSGNLRSAERAFATSGHEVLVTSDARIASEADGLVVPGVGAFAACMNGLNAIDGASIIKSRIENERPTLGICIGMQILFAAGAEHSQTQPHPGVGVWPGTVTVLNSPLLPHMGWNTVDPSTASLLFSGISNESFYFVHSYAAKTPVGEMQTWTTYGEKFLSAVEDGYMSATQFHPEKSGAVGLALIKNWSKSL encoded by the coding sequence TTGATCGCAATTCTTGACTATGGTTCAGGTAACTTGCGATCGGCAGAGCGTGCATTTGCAACGAGTGGCCACGAAGTTCTTGTTACCTCCGATGCTCGAATTGCGAGTGAGGCAGATGGCTTAGTAGTCCCGGGAGTAGGTGCATTTGCCGCATGCATGAATGGTTTGAACGCCATTGATGGTGCAAGCATCATTAAATCGCGGATAGAAAATGAACGACCGACTCTGGGAATCTGTATAGGTATGCAGATACTTTTTGCAGCAGGTGCTGAACATTCCCAAACTCAACCCCATCCAGGTGTAGGAGTTTGGCCGGGAACTGTAACCGTGCTCAACTCGCCTCTACTGCCACATATGGGCTGGAACACTGTTGATCCTTCAACTGCCTCACTTCTCTTTTCGGGAATTTCCAATGAGTCTTTCTATTTTGTTCACTCTTATGCCGCGAAAACCCCAGTTGGAGAGATGCAGACGTGGACCACGTATGGAGAGAAATTCTTATCTGCAGTTGAAGATGGTTATATGAGCGCAACCCAGTTTCATCCTGAAAAATCGGGCGCCGTTGGGCTGGCTCTGATTAAGAACTGGAGTAAATCTTTATGA
- the hisB gene encoding imidazoleglycerol-phosphate dehydratase HisB — protein sequence MRTARIERETKESHVLVELNLDGQGTIDVSTGVPFFDHMMSQLGKHSGFDLTVKTSGDIDVDSHHSVEDTSLAFGEALRTALGDKAGIRRFGDSMVPLDEVLVQAAVDLSGRPYLVHRQPEIVELIGTFDTTLGKHIWESIVAEAHIALHIRVLEGRNAHHVFEAQFKAVARALRDAVSLDGRVAGIPSTKGSL from the coding sequence ATGAGAACTGCACGAATTGAACGAGAGACTAAAGAGTCTCATGTTTTAGTAGAACTTAATCTAGATGGGCAGGGCACCATTGACGTTTCCACTGGTGTTCCATTTTTCGATCATATGATGTCGCAGTTGGGAAAACATTCTGGTTTTGATTTGACGGTAAAAACAAGCGGAGATATCGATGTCGATTCACATCACAGCGTTGAAGACACATCTCTTGCATTTGGAGAAGCGCTGCGTACTGCGCTTGGGGATAAGGCAGGAATTCGACGCTTTGGTGACTCAATGGTTCCGCTGGATGAAGTTCTGGTGCAAGCTGCCGTTGATTTGTCGGGACGTCCATACTTAGTACACCGTCAACCAGAGATTGTTGAACTCATTGGAACTTTTGATACAACATTGGGCAAACATATTTGGGAGTCAATTGTTGCAGAAGCACATATTGCACTGCATATTCGAGTTCTTGAAGGGCGTAATGCGCATCATGTTTTCGAGGCTCAATTCAAAGCAGTAGCTCGAGCCTTAAGAGATGCCGTCTCCCTCGATGGTCGCGTTGCGGGGATTCCCTCGACAAAGGGCTCTCTTTGA